Proteins from a single region of Peptococcaceae bacterium 1198_IL3148:
- a CDS encoding PRK06851 family protein — protein sequence MEKGKVKNVFPGGNTSKGFYSYYNYMIEPDATRIISIKGGPGVGKSTLMRWVGEEMRGRGYNVEYHWCSSDNGSLDGVVIPAIKVAMLDGTAPHVVDPKNPGAVDEILHLGEYWNEGLLRQHKNEIMATNARVGRLFKIAYSQLAEAKVIKDERDGYYDEATNFAMVNGVIHQIAKSIISKADTQFKNEPKERHLFATALTPGGNVHHLDSILQDVQTLHLITGEASAIGSYIVGTIADAINIHGLDSEVYHCALEPEEVDLVVVPSIKVAILKDIPGINFKPQDIPKIKRIEMYNLDQFIDQDILTVYDREIKCCNERLHAAICRALSYIAAAKAEHDMMEKFYISAMDFEAINAKREEMLQRILKYAEEFK from the coding sequence GTGGAAAAGGGTAAAGTTAAAAACGTATTCCCCGGCGGCAATACGTCTAAAGGTTTTTATTCTTACTACAATTATATGATCGAACCAGACGCCACAAGAATTATTTCAATTAAAGGTGGACCAGGCGTTGGCAAATCAACGCTGATGCGCTGGGTTGGAGAAGAAATGCGGGGGCGAGGTTACAACGTAGAGTACCATTGGTGCTCATCTGACAACGGATCTTTAGATGGAGTAGTCATTCCTGCCATTAAGGTGGCTATGTTGGACGGAACAGCACCGCATGTGGTCGATCCCAAAAATCCCGGTGCAGTGGACGAAATTCTCCACTTAGGTGAGTATTGGAACGAAGGATTGTTGCGTCAGCATAAGAATGAAATTATGGCCACCAACGCCCGAGTTGGTCGATTGTTTAAAATTGCCTATAGTCAGTTGGCAGAGGCTAAAGTTATCAAAGATGAGCGGGATGGCTATTACGATGAGGCCACCAACTTTGCCATGGTGAACGGAGTAATTCACCAAATTGCCAAGTCCATTATCAGCAAAGCTGACACTCAGTTTAAAAACGAACCTAAAGAACGGCACCTGTTTGCCACCGCCTTAACTCCGGGGGGCAATGTTCACCATCTGGACAGCATTCTGCAGGATGTGCAAACCCTGCATCTAATCACGGGTGAAGCCAGCGCCATTGGTTCCTACATCGTTGGCACCATCGCCGACGCCATCAATATCCATGGACTGGATAGCGAAGTTTACCACTGCGCCTTAGAGCCGGAAGAGGTTGACTTGGTGGTTGTTCCATCCATCAAGGTTGCCATTCTAAAAGACATCCCTGGCATTAACTTTAAACCCCAGGACATCCCAAAAATTAAGCGGATAGAGATGTATAACCTGGACCAATTTATCGATCAAGATATACTGACAGTTTACGATCGGGAAATAAAGTGTTGTAACGAAAGACTACACGCTGCCATCTGTCGGGCATTAAGCTACATTGCCGCCGCCAAGGCCGAACATGACATGATGGAAAAGTTCTACATCTCAGCAATGGACTTTGAGGCCATTAATGCCAAGCGCGAAGAAATGCTACAGCGGATACTGAAGTATGCGGAGGAGTTTAAGTAA
- a CDS encoding Fic family protein, producing MVYQPKFDFTNEIVMLLSQIEYYRGLVTSKTLPLHISEKLKQRARLKTTHYSTYIEGNQLTLQQVEEVVSKRPDKEENYHEQEARNYWKALSFLNKAKYMNLPVTEDFIKKLHRIIEVRGPGRRGKKSEYRGATPPGVLFCIRDSKTGAVEYIPPYWEEVPELMKELVHWVNSEQTLPIPIKAAITAYQLVTIHPFDDCNGRLARALALYILMVNDYDLKGYFTVEEYYANDLQRYYSSLQMGLPVTYYDGRNNPNLNPWITFFLNTMAQAFKDIANSAMRLYDASEGKLLELSKREIKLLQLALRFEGRSMSLDLMAEWFEVSKRTIQEWVKDWVAIGLLQPASGKKRITSYNLGGRYADLKLSDIGER from the coding sequence ATGGTTTACCAACCGAAGTTTGATTTTACCAACGAAATTGTAATGCTGCTCTCTCAAATAGAGTACTATCGTGGTTTAGTTACCAGCAAGACACTGCCTCTACATATATCAGAAAAACTAAAGCAAAGGGCAAGGTTAAAAACAACTCATTATTCTACCTACATTGAAGGTAATCAACTAACATTGCAGCAAGTAGAAGAAGTGGTTTCTAAACGCCCCGACAAAGAAGAAAATTACCATGAACAAGAGGCTAGGAACTATTGGAAGGCTTTATCTTTTCTTAACAAAGCAAAGTATATGAACCTGCCAGTAACCGAAGACTTTATTAAAAAATTACACAGAATAATTGAAGTAAGAGGGCCGGGTAGAAGGGGTAAAAAAAGTGAATACCGTGGGGCTACACCACCAGGGGTGTTGTTTTGTATTAGAGATAGCAAAACTGGTGCGGTGGAATATATTCCACCATATTGGGAAGAAGTGCCTGAATTAATGAAAGAACTAGTGCATTGGGTAAACAGTGAACAAACTTTACCAATACCTATAAAAGCAGCCATTACAGCATATCAACTTGTGACCATTCATCCTTTTGACGATTGCAATGGAAGATTGGCTAGAGCGTTGGCCCTGTATATATTAATGGTCAATGACTATGATTTAAAAGGTTATTTTACAGTGGAAGAGTACTATGCCAATGATTTGCAACGTTATTATAGCAGCCTACAGATGGGGTTACCGGTTACTTATTACGATGGTCGGAATAATCCCAACCTCAATCCTTGGATAACGTTCTTTTTAAATACAATGGCCCAAGCGTTTAAAGACATTGCCAATTCTGCTATGCGTTTGTATGATGCATCAGAAGGAAAACTGCTTGAACTATCAAAAAGAGAAATAAAGCTGCTTCAATTAGCACTACGATTTGAAGGCAGATCAATGTCACTGGATTTAATGGCTGAATGGTTTGAGGTGAGCAAAAGAACTATTCAAGAATGGGTAAAGGATTGGGTGGCTATTGGTTTACTACAACCGGCTTCAGGCAAAAAGCGCATTACATCCTATAATCTAGGTGGTAGGTATGCAGACCTAAAGTTAAGTGATATTGGGGAGAGGTGA
- the dgt gene encoding dNTP triphosphohydrolase codes for MGRMSHFKPKFRDEIEIDQRTLLAPYAVLSPKEGSRLYDEPVINTPTRTEFQRDRDRIIHSKAFRRLMYKTQVFVNHEGDHFRTRLTHSLEVAQIARGIARSLHVNEDLTEAIALGHDLGHTPFGHAVESYLNDQLKNEGGFLHNQNSVRVVELLEEKKGLPFGYGLNLTSEVREGILKHTKDTTKIYTSLEPEKPGSIEGQIVYFADKIAYITHDLEDGINSGILRDLIESGLLTPKDIDSLWDMFNADQNWGVSSIINKLVVDLVEGTIEHLAELDPKSPEDIRNLNHDVLRLKNYKTQYDTMKQFVEKYIYGSPLAEIMDSKAKRIINRLYRSFSQNPKQLPYDVYAKFCNPDIYPRRDGYYTTPNRILCDFLASMTDRYAILMYSKIFTPTERIISV; via the coding sequence ATGGGTAGAATGTCACATTTCAAGCCAAAGTTTAGGGATGAAATTGAGATCGACCAAAGGACACTGTTAGCACCTTATGCTGTACTTTCTCCAAAAGAAGGCAGTAGGCTTTACGATGAGCCAGTTATTAATACACCTACTAGAACGGAATTTCAGAGAGATAGAGATCGTATCATTCACTCTAAAGCTTTTAGAAGGCTTATGTATAAAACCCAAGTTTTTGTTAATCATGAAGGGGATCACTTTAGAACACGTTTAACTCACAGCCTAGAAGTAGCCCAGATTGCTAGAGGGATAGCTAGGTCATTACATGTTAACGAAGACCTTACCGAAGCAATTGCACTTGGCCATGACCTAGGTCACACCCCTTTTGGACATGCAGTGGAATCCTATCTAAATGACCAATTAAAAAACGAAGGTGGTTTTCTACATAACCAAAATAGTGTACGCGTTGTGGAGTTGTTAGAAGAAAAAAAGGGGTTACCCTTTGGGTATGGTCTAAATCTGACTTCGGAAGTAAGAGAAGGAATACTTAAACATACAAAAGATACAACTAAAATTTATACTAGCCTGGAACCTGAAAAACCAGGTAGTATTGAAGGCCAAATAGTATATTTCGCTGATAAGATAGCCTACATTACACACGACCTAGAGGACGGAATAAACTCTGGGATACTTCGTGATTTAATTGAAAGTGGCCTACTAACCCCAAAAGACATCGATTCATTATGGGATATGTTTAATGCTGATCAAAACTGGGGAGTAAGTAGTATAATAAATAAATTGGTGGTAGATTTGGTAGAAGGGACAATTGAGCATCTTGCCGAATTAGACCCTAAGAGTCCAGAGGACATTAGGAACCTCAATCACGATGTTCTAAGGTTAAAAAACTATAAAACTCAGTATGATACAATGAAACAATTTGTAGAGAAATATATTTACGGAAGCCCCTTGGCTGAAATTATGGATTCTAAGGCAAAAAGAATAATAAATAGGTTATATAGATCCTTCTCTCAAAACCCAAAACAATTACCATATGATGTTTATGCTAAATTCTGTAATCCGGATATTTACCCCAGAAGAGATGGCTATTATACCACTCCAAACCGAATCTTGTGTGACTTTCTTGCAAGTATGACAGATAGATATGCAATACTGATGTATAGTAAAATATTTACTCCTACAGAAAGAATAATATCAGTTTAG
- a CDS encoding ATP-binding protein, giving the protein MINKTTPVEYLKEIYWVSHFLFFCGAFLMVVFAQPIYLHENFAAVSFNIAMIASLGCFLLLNYLFYKTCEEGFNSSKYTYRILYAIVLICFTLSFSSIFNVEMHKLLYSVPIVLISLTSGFYLGLISSLLFMANTAIYSKAVLIEDMQVFIYYIIIAWVVGKIADANKAYALKLEEERDFLKDLIQTFSEGVLISDLQGKIILCNKKAEQIFQKANDELIGHGEEIVWQNFLVPAAKWNSNFTNMQIENHNHTYLISRFILKGSSEEANCFVIVINDITELQRQRGKIQRLETLSAIGELAAGAAHEIRNPLTTVRGFLQLAQARGEGEQFGRLYNLAIAELDRINVIITSMLELSRSEKGELSSLNINEIINEVWELYTYSGRRKGINYQQELGDNVLPFYGSAQQIKQLLLNIIQNAQRACGDNGTIIIRTYSNDTTTFIEIQDTGKGIAPEHLPKIMHPFFTTEANGTGLGLAICNRIIEDNNGNVKVASQLGVGTTFTIMFPVMGENS; this is encoded by the coding sequence ATGATTAATAAAACTACCCCGGTGGAATATCTTAAAGAAATATATTGGGTATCTCATTTTTTGTTTTTTTGTGGTGCCTTTCTCATGGTGGTATTTGCTCAGCCAATTTACCTACATGAAAATTTCGCGGCTGTTAGTTTTAACATCGCCATGATAGCTTCCTTAGGTTGTTTTTTGTTACTAAACTACTTATTTTATAAAACATGTGAAGAGGGATTTAATTCATCCAAGTATACTTACCGCATTTTATATGCAATTGTATTAATCTGTTTCACACTATCCTTTTCTTCTATTTTTAATGTAGAAATGCATAAATTATTATACAGCGTTCCAATTGTGTTAATATCCTTAACCAGTGGTTTTTATTTAGGCTTAATATCTTCTTTGCTTTTTATGGCTAACACTGCCATCTATAGCAAAGCAGTACTAATAGAAGATATGCAGGTTTTTATTTACTACATTATCATCGCCTGGGTTGTGGGCAAAATAGCGGATGCCAATAAAGCCTATGCTTTAAAGTTAGAGGAAGAAAGAGACTTTTTAAAGGATTTAATACAAACATTTTCCGAAGGTGTTTTAATCAGTGACTTACAGGGTAAAATTATTCTTTGTAATAAAAAGGCTGAGCAAATTTTTCAAAAGGCTAATGATGAGCTTATTGGGCATGGGGAGGAAATAGTCTGGCAAAACTTTTTAGTCCCTGCAGCTAAATGGAATTCAAATTTTACAAACATGCAAATTGAAAATCATAACCATACATATCTAATCAGCAGGTTTATTTTAAAGGGTTCCAGCGAAGAAGCTAACTGTTTTGTGATAGTTATAAACGATATTACAGAACTCCAAAGGCAAAGGGGAAAAATACAACGGCTGGAAACCTTGTCTGCCATAGGCGAACTGGCAGCGGGGGCGGCCCATGAAATCAGAAACCCCCTTACTACAGTGAGAGGATTTTTGCAATTGGCACAGGCTAGAGGGGAAGGGGAGCAATTTGGTAGACTATATAACCTGGCCATAGCAGAATTGGATCGAATTAACGTCATCATCACCAGTATGTTAGAATTGTCCCGGTCAGAAAAGGGTGAGTTGAGCAGTTTAAACATTAATGAAATTATTAATGAAGTTTGGGAATTATACACCTACTCTGGACGACGGAAGGGAATAAATTATCAACAGGAGCTTGGCGACAATGTTTTACCCTTCTATGGTAGTGCACAACAAATAAAGCAGTTACTATTAAATATTATTCAAAATGCTCAAAGGGCCTGCGGAGATAACGGTACAATTATTATTAGAACGTATTCAAATGACACAACTACCTTTATTGAAATTCAGGATACCGGTAAAGGCATAGCGCCTGAACATTTACCAAAGATCATGCATCCCTTTTTTACCACCGAAGCCAATGGCACTGGCTTAGGATTGGCTATCTGTAATCGGATCATTGAAGATAATAATGGCAATGTCAAAGTAGCTAGCCAACTGGGTGTAGGCACCACCTTTACGATAATGTTTCCGGTGATGGGTGAAAACTCATAA